The Bos indicus isolate NIAB-ARS_2022 breed Sahiwal x Tharparkar chromosome X, NIAB-ARS_B.indTharparkar_mat_pri_1.0, whole genome shotgun sequence genome has a window encoding:
- the LOC109554763 gene encoding LOW QUALITY PROTEIN: olfactory receptor 13H1-like (The sequence of the model RefSeq protein was modified relative to this genomic sequence to represent the inferred CDS: inserted 1 base in 1 codon; substituted 1 base at 1 genomic stop codon) — protein sequence MYFSLSNLSFLDICYSSNSVPFSALRNYPTISYTSCYAQMVISLFLGMTECLLLAVMAYDRFIAISNPLHYTIIMNNQVCIQLAVVTXASXFLLAEIPITAILAHFCGHNLIKHFTCETQAFLKLICLETPVRLILGLVIGIFTLPLPFTFILISYTCIVVAMLKIRSAEARLKAFSTCGSHPPVVNIFYGTAIYMYLKPQSRQYQDQDKVISAICGNVTPMPNPLIYILRNKDVKDALRKIIKRQEF from the exons ATGTATTTTTCCTTAAGCAACTTGTCCTTCCTTGATATCTGCTACTCTAGCAATTCAGTACCTTTCAGTGCTTTAAGAAACTACCCCACCATTTCCTATACTAGCTGTTATGCTCAGAtggtcatttctctttttctggggATGACAGAGTGCCTCCTCCTTGCTGTCATGGCTTATGACAGATTTATTGCAATCTCAAATCCCCTGCATTACACTATCATTATGAATAACCAGGTCTGCATACAGTTGGCTGTGGTGACCTGAGCTA GCTTCCTTTTAGCAGAAATACCAATCACTGCAATTCTGGCCCATTTTTGTGGACACAATCTCATCAAACATTTTACCTGTGAGACACAGGCCTTTTTGAAGCTCATCTGCTTAGAAACTCCAGTTAGACTTATTCTGGGTCTGGTCATTGGTATATTCACACTGCCCCTGCCCTTCACCTTCATCCTCATCTCCTATACTTGCATTGTGGTTGCCATGCTGAAGATCCGTTCTGCAGAGGCCAGGCTCAAGGCTTTCTCCACCTGTGGATCCCATCCACCTGTGGTCAACATATTTTATGGGACAGCCATCTACATGTACCTGAAACCTCAGTCAAGGCAGTACCAGGACCAGGATAAAGTCATCTCGGCAATTTGTGGTAATGTAACCCCTATGCCGAACCCTCTCATTTATATTTTGAGGAACAAGGATGTGAAAGATGCcctaagaaaaataattaagaggCAAGAATTCTAA